The following nucleotide sequence is from candidate division KSB1 bacterium.
GCCCTTTGTAGTGCTTGGATCATCCATATCGGGTGGGATAGCTGGGATAATCATCGTTAATTATGCATTTTAAAGTGGTCTGGGAATTAAAGTTAGACGCTTAGCGCCAAACATCGACAAAGTTTGTAAGTTTAACTGATACGTATGAATTACAATTGCTCGTCGGGGATTTACCCCTTGCTTAGCATTCGTATAATCCCCGACGGAACACTAAACAGGTTGAATTGGTGGTACTCCGGATGCAATCCACACAATAATTGGTTCCCGCAAGGGATTACCTGGTGAATCGGCAGGTGGGTTACAAATTTCTTGCGAGCGCAGTTAATTTGTCGGCGAGCGAAAAGAGGCTTATAAAAGCTTGATTGGCTTTGCCCGCAATCATGCATTTGCAGAGGTAAACGATTTTGAGGAAAAGGATAATAAGAAGAATCATCCTTATCGCTTTGCCAATAACTTCGGGAGTCTATTTCTTAAGGACAGGAATTGGAAAATTCGATAGCTATGTGCATCGAAACGACTGGCCACAAACTGAAGTCAAAATAATTTCTTCAGAGTTTCAATATATTAGACCAGAGAGAGGTAAGATGAAGATATCAAGCCAAAAATATTGAGGCTTTTTAGGAATATGCTATTTGTATCAAGAGCCTAATGGACAATTAAAGCAATGATTGTCTAAAAATCGTTGCACCTGACATTTACCGCTATGCTCCAAAAAGCAGGCGAACTCAGCGTCTAATTCGTGCTCGAAGGGGATTTGCAGCCCGCGTGCTCAGCCCATCACCGTACATTTGATTACGGACACCTCCTTCCTAGTGCTCACATGAAAACTCATATATTCCTTTCTTATGCCTAACATATTTTGTACCTTGCTCACTGTGTGAAAGACTTTGGCTTTGATTTCTACCAAAAAAAGCGTTGGCCATTAGCTGTTGGCCTTTGGCTTTTGATTTCATAATCAATCATACAAAAATTGAGTCTTAATTATAATTTCTTTATCTTTTTATTTCTTTCTGACTTAGTGTCTTCGTGGCGAAAGTTTATGAATAATGCCGGTTAATTGATTTTATTAGCTAAAAGCTAATTGCCAAAAAGCCAATCGCTCAATTTAGGTTCTAATCAGAATGGATTCAGTGCCGAAACTTTTATTGCAGATGCCAAATAATAGAAAATGAGGTTCGAGTGATAGATTCAGAAAAAAGCGACAATGAGGAGCAACGAGGGACGCCGCCCGAGATAACGCTCGAGCAATTACCTTCAAAATTACGTGAAGCGGCGGGCCGCCTGAAATGGACAATACTGACTCCGGTTCAGGCACAGTCGATTCCGTATTTATTGAAAAATCAGGACATGATGATTCAGGCGCGCACGGGCAGCGGCAAGACCGGGGCTTTTCTTCTGCCCATGCTGGAGCAGCTTGATGCGGACCACGACGTCTGCCAGGCGTTGGTCCTGGTGCCGACCCGCGAGCTTGCTTCGCAGGTCTGGGAGGAAGCCAAAATTTTATTCGGTGAAAATGGCTTGTCCTCTACGGCCGTTTATGGCGGCGTAGGGTACGGCAAACAGATGGAGGCGCTGAAAAAAGGCGTCCAGATTATCGTTGGAACGCCCGGGCGCATTCTGGACCACCTGCTCAGGCGTACTATGAATTTTAAGCATTTAAAAATGCTGATTTTTGATGAAGCGGACCGTATGTTGTCCATGGGATTTTATCCTGATATGAAGAAGCTCCAGACTCATCTACCGAAACACAAAATTCACACCTGCATGTTTTCAGCGACCTTTCCGTCTTTTGTGATGCGCGTCGCGGAGCAGTTTACCCGTGAACCCGAATTTCTCAATCTTAGCAGCGAACAGATTCATGTTGCGGAGACACAGCATATTTTTTATACGGTTCCGGGCATGGATAAGGACCGCAGCCTGGTACGCATCATCGAAGTGGAAAACCCGGCGTCTGCGATTATTTTTTGCAACACCAAAGCCAACGTGGAATTTGTAACCATCGTGCTGCAGCGCTTTGGCTATGATGCCGACGGCTTGAGCGCCAACCTGTCGCAAAAAGACCGGGAGCGGGTTTTGCAGCGTCTGCGCAAGGGCACACTTCGCTTTCTGGTAGCCACTGATGTGGCGGGCCGCGGCATTGATATTCCTGAACTCTCCCATGTTATTCAATATGAACCGTCCGAAGATGTGGAGGTTTACATTCACCGCTCGGGTAGAACCGGGCGTGCCGGCGCACGCGGCGTCGCCATCACCCTGGTGAATCGAACTGAACAGAGGCTACTGAACCGTATTGCAAGTACATACGACATCGATTTACAGGAGTGGCCCTTACCGGCGGACTCCGACGTCGCAAAAATTGTCACCCAAAGGCTGACTGCGCTACTGGAGGCGAGACTTCGGGAACGCGATAAACTGCAGTCGGAACGCAGTCTCAGGTTTTTGCAACTCGCCAGGTCGCTTACGGAAAATGAGGATGAGTCGGCGATCATCACCATGCTTCTGGATGATTATTATCAACAACAACTGCATGCTCCGGTCGTGCCACCCCTGGAAATTCAATCAACAGAAATAAAATCGAAAGAACCCGACCACACCCGGCGCCGGAGAAATCGTGGTCGCCAACGCCGCAAACCGCGATCCGATTGATTTGTCTTCCATCCTACCAAAATCTTTCCAGGGTTGCCCGGCGCATTCGGCAAATTTTTTGTCAGCTGGTGCAGCCTCGCTCCTCTTCGCGGCATAATTTTTTTATGCGCGACTTCGATAAACCACTCTTTCTCAGAAGAACCTTAAATAATTATTGGAGTTGGAGTTCAGAACACTTGTGAAAAAAAAGCAGTGAGACTCTTGCAATCAAATGCGGAAAAACTATACAGACTTTAACTTCTGCAATTCTTTTCGTAAAATCTCGTTTACTAATTCAGGGTTGGCCTTGCCGCGGGTCGATTTCATGATTTGACCTACCAGAAACCCTAAAACCTGCTCGTGTCCTGTTAAAAATTTCTTGACTTCGTCCGGATTCTCACCTATCACTGAGAGCACGTGTTTCTCCAGTTCAGCAGAATCTGAAATTTGTACCAACCCTTTTTCTTTAATTATCTCATCAGGTTTTTTACCGCTCGTGTGCATTTCGTCAAAAACGAATTTGGCAATTTTACCACTGATCGTTCCATCTTTTATGAGTTTAATCAGGGTTGCCAAATCAGCCGGTTTGATCTTTAAATCTTTAATATCAGCTTGAGCTTCCTTTAAGACTCTCAAAACCTCCCCCATTATCCAATTGCTGGCGGCTTTAGCATCTCCGGAGAATAAGGCGGTTTCTTCAAAATAGTCGGCTATTGCTTTTGAATCGGTTAAAATATCTGCATCGTATTGAGGAAGCTCGTACTGCTCAACCAACCGATTTCTTCTGACACTTGGCAATTCCGGCAATGATTGGCGAATTTTTTCAATCCAGTCTGATTTTATTTGCAAAGGCACGAGGTCTGGCTCCGGAAAGTAGCGGTAATCATGTGCAAACTCCTTGCCTCGCATGGGGATGGCTTCATTCTTGTTGGCGTCCCACAAAAGTGTCTGCTGAAC
It contains:
- a CDS encoding DEAD/DEAH box helicase yields the protein MQCRNFYCRCQIIENEVRVIDSEKSDNEEQRGTPPEITLEQLPSKLREAAGRLKWTILTPVQAQSIPYLLKNQDMMIQARTGSGKTGAFLLPMLEQLDADHDVCQALVLVPTRELASQVWEEAKILFGENGLSSTAVYGGVGYGKQMEALKKGVQIIVGTPGRILDHLLRRTMNFKHLKMLIFDEADRMLSMGFYPDMKKLQTHLPKHKIHTCMFSATFPSFVMRVAEQFTREPEFLNLSSEQIHVAETQHIFYTVPGMDKDRSLVRIIEVENPASAIIFCNTKANVEFVTIVLQRFGYDADGLSANLSQKDRERVLQRLRKGTLRFLVATDVAGRGIDIPELSHVIQYEPSEDVEVYIHRSGRTGRAGARGVAITLVNRTEQRLLNRIASTYDIDLQEWPLPADSDVAKIVTQRLTALLEARLRERDKLQSERSLRFLQLARSLTENEDESAIITMLLDDYYQQQLHAPVVPPLEIQSTEIKSKEPDHTRRRRNRGRQRRKPRSD